The genomic stretch GATCTTGCGGAAGAAGCGGCCCTTGGCGACATAGTCCATGGCGGCCCCGGCCTCGCGCACGAAGGCGTCGGTCACATCGACCAGATGATTGACCGCACGCAACAGCGCCAGCATCTCTCCGCCCTCGTCGAGGCGCGTCAGCCGCTGCTCGAAATCGCCGACCGCCACCGCGGTGCAGACTTCCTGCGTGCGCACGATCCAGCGCCGGGCCTTCGCCAGAAACAGCATCGTCGCCACCGCGCACAGCGCCGACAGGGCGGCAGCGGCGCTGGCATAGAGGCCGGCTTCAGCGACCGGCAGCCAGGGTAGCAGGGCTGCGGCGGCGGCGGTCAGCACCGCCAGCAGGGCGGCGGTGCCGGCCCTAGAGAGAGAGGACGAATTCGTCATAGCCGAGTCCCTTTTCCTGCAGCATGGCGGTCAGGCGCTCCTGCGCGGCCTTCAGCCCGTCCTTGCGGTTGGCCGGCTGCTCCTCGATGGCGCGCAGTTCCTTGTAGATCGGTTCGATGGCCGTGAGCGCAGCCGCTTTCGGAAAACGACGGTTGGAGTGATAACCCAGAATCCGCCCCTGGCCGTCCAGGCTGGGCGTCACATGCGCCAGCACCCAGTAATGGCCGCCGCTCTTGGTGCGGTTCTTCACATAGGCGAAGATTTCCTGGCCGGCCTGGATCCTGTCCCACAGCAGCTTGAAGACGCTGCGTGGCATGTCGGGATGACGGATGAAGCTGTGCGGCTGGCCCAGCGTCTCCGCCTCGCTATAGCCGGAAACCTTCATGAACACATCGTTGCAATAGGTGATGCGGCCCTTCGGGTCGGTCTTCGAGACGATGATCTCGTTCTCGCCGAAATCCACCCGCTCCCCTGTCACCGCCACTGCCGGCTGTCTGGCCATTCTCGTCCTCCCCCGGCTTTCTGCCGGCCGGTTCTGCGTGCGTACCCTTCCGGATGTACCGCTTGAAAAATATCATTTCAAGGATTGCGGACAGGAGGGCACATGCCCGAAAGCCGCCGCAAACCTAGTCGGCGAACGGCAAGCCTAACAGTGGTTTATCTAATTTAGGATAAAATAACGTAAAGCTTGATCAAGCGCGCCGGCGTTCAGCGCAGGAAGATATCGTGCGACAGCGTCTGGTGGACGAGCCGCGACAGCTCCGTCGATTTGTTGATCCGGAGTTTCTCGTAGAGCCGCTGCAGGATCGTGCGCACCGTGCTGACCTTGGTCTGCCGCAAGCGGGCAATATCCTCATGCGACATGCCGCGTGCGACCCCCAGCGCCACCACAGCCTCCGCCTCGGTGAGGGCCAGCCGCGCGACCAGCAATTCCTTGTCATCCGCGCCGGCAGCCTCGGCGTCGAGCACCTGCAGGACGATGCAGTTCTGCGTCTGCCCCGCAGTCAGGCCGGACGGGCGCGACAGGATCAGCGAGAGCGGGCTTCCATCCGCCATACTGCTGGAAAGCTGCAGGAAGACCGGGGCTTCGCGGCCCGCTTCCAGCGCCGCCAGCGCGGTGCGCAGGTCGTTATTGTCGCCGGCCTTGGAAAAGACCAGCCGGCCCCGCAGCAGCTGCAGCCGCGGGTCGGACTGGGCGATCCGCCGCGCCGCCTCGTTCGAGGCGAGGACCGAGGTATCGGCGTCGAGAATGAAGATCGGCTCCTTCAGCCGGTCGAACGCCAGAACCTCCAGCTGCGATTGCCCGCTGGCCAGGATACTACCCTGATGCAGCCGCATGACGGTGCGCAGCAGCTGCTGCATCGCCCCCAGCGTCGCCTTCTCCCGCGCATCGAACGGGCGCTGGGCCTCGGCCCGGACGATCGACAGGCGCACGCGCGGAAAGCCCGGCAGCTTGCCGTCATCGACGATGGAGACCAGCGTGCGCCCGATCTCATAGGGCTTCAGGTAATCATTGTAGAATTCGCTGCGCCGCAGATCCTCAAGCGGCAGCAGCTCGTCCGAAACGATCAGGCTGCCCTTCGGCGGCAGCCCGTCGCGGGTCGCGGCCTGCGTCCAGACATCCAGGCTGCCGTAATAGGCGGCATATTCGTTGAGCGCTTCCTGCGGTATGCCCGTGGCCGCCCACACGGCCCGCGGATCGGACGGCGCCAGATGCGGCGTATAGAGCGTGATCGCCCGCGCCTCGATCAGCCGCGTGATATCCGACAGGACGGATTGAAAATCCGGCGCGAACCGCTCGGACCTGGCCTCGGCTTGCATATTCATCCCCATCCCCGCGCTGACGCGTCCTGTCCTGTCTTGGCCCGTTTCCGCTCTTTTCGTTGAATACGCACGCATGAAACAGGCCGCACATCTCTAATGGATGAAAGCCCCTATATCCATAGAATTTGTGTGGTCATTACTTTGTGCGTATCGATGCGATATTTTTGATGACGAGCGAACGATACAATTGATGCATATCATCATATGCACTGATTAACATCAAGCATTTGCGAATGTGTTTTAATTTCGTATTTACGGTAAATTCTTATATTTCGTGCTTGTCATCCGCTTGCCTGCAGAAAGGCCAGTGGGTGGCAGTCAGTGCCTCACAGCGCCAATTGCCGGCCTATGGCGCTATTCGGAATCTGATTGAATGCCACGATCATGGAATATTCAGCGGGCACCTGCCTGTCGCCCATAGCGCAGGAATTCCGCATGACGCCGCGCCGGAAGCTTAGCGCCGCTCCTCCGGGGCGGCCCTTGGCGCCGCTGGCTGCACACGCTCTCGCGGGAAACGGATGCTGACGGTCGTGCCGTCACCCGGCACGCTGTCGATCACCGCGTCCGCCCCGAAGGCCTCGGCGAAGCGGCGCACCAGGGCGAGGCCAAGCCCCGCCCCTTCATGCTTGCGCGCCATGCCCATCTTCAGCTGCACGAAGGGCTCGAAGGCGAGGCGCGCCTCCTCCTGCGTCATGCCGACCCCGTGATCGACTACAGACAAGGTCAGCGCCTCGGCCTCCTCCGCTATCGTCACGGTAACCTCCCTGTCGGGCCCGGAGAATTTGATCGCATTGCCGATCAGGTTGATCAGGATCTGCCGGATTCTCCGCTCATCCGCCAGCAGCGCGGGCGCAGTCGCCGGAATGGCGTTCACCAGCCTCACCTGTGCCCGGTCAGCCGCAGGGCGCAGCATGGTGCAGCACTCCCCGGCGATACGATGCAGGTCGATATGGTCCTGCTCGAAATCCAGCTTGCCGGACTCGACGCGCGCGAGGTCCAGAATGTCCTGGATAATCGACAGCAGGTGTTCGCCGCTGAGCCTTATGTCGCCGGCATAGTTGCGATAGCGCGGGGGCAGGTCGCCGAACATCGCCTGCTCGATCATCTGCGAGAAGCCGATGATGGCGTTCAGCGGCGTGCGCAGCTCATGGCTCATATTGGCCAGGAATTCGGATTTGGCGTTGTTCGCCAGCTCCGCCTCTTCCTTCGCGCGCACCAGCCCTTCTTCCAGCGAACGCTGCTGGGTGATGTCCATGAAGGTGACAATGAAACCGCCGGAGGGCAGCCTGATGCTGCGCACCATCAGGAACACGCCATTAGGCCGGCGGTGCTGGTAGGGGTCGGTGCCGGTCCGAAACCAGTCCAGCCGTTCCTTGACCTTCGCCGCGACATCCGCTGGCGGGCCATATTCCCCGCGTTCGGTCAGATAGCTCAGGATATCCGCCGCCGCCGTGCCAACCCGGCACAGATCATCGGGCAATGTCACCATCTGCTGGAACGGGCTGTTGCAGAACCGCAAGCGTGCCTCCGCATCGAAGACCGCCAGCCCCTGCGGCAGGTTCAGCAGCACGGTTTCCAGCAGTTCGCGCTGCTCCTCGATCTCGCGCCGGATCGCCACCTCGCGGGTGACATCCCGGCCGGTTCCGCGATAACCCTTGAACCGCCCGCGCCGGTCGAATACCGGCACGCCGCTGATGCGGAACCGGATATTGCCCTCCCGGTCTGACCGGGAGCCCGGAATCCGGAAGGTATATTCCAGGTCGCGATACGAACTGTGGCTCTCTATAGCCGCAAGATATTCCCGCCGGAATTCCGCATTCTCGTCGCCAGTGCCGAACAGCTCCGCCCGCTTGCGCCCCAGGAAGCTGGACAGCGGCAATCCCGTCACCAGCAACAGCCGTTCC from Oceanibaculum indicum P24 encodes the following:
- a CDS encoding helix-turn-helix transcriptional regulator, translated to MNMQAEARSERFAPDFQSVLSDITRLIEARAITLYTPHLAPSDPRAVWAATGIPQEALNEYAAYYGSLDVWTQAATRDGLPPKGSLIVSDELLPLEDLRRSEFYNDYLKPYEIGRTLVSIVDDGKLPGFPRVRLSIVRAEAQRPFDAREKATLGAMQQLLRTVMRLHQGSILASGQSQLEVLAFDRLKEPIFILDADTSVLASNEAARRIAQSDPRLQLLRGRLVFSKAGDNNDLRTALAALEAGREAPVFLQLSSSMADGSPLSLILSRPSGLTAGQTQNCIVLQVLDAEAAGADDKELLVARLALTEAEAVVALGVARGMSHEDIARLRQTKVSTVRTILQRLYEKLRINKSTELSRLVHQTLSHDIFLR
- a CDS encoding PAS domain-containing protein encodes the protein MARQPAVAVTGERVDFGENEIIVSKTDPKGRITYCNDVFMKVSGYSEAETLGQPHSFIRHPDMPRSVFKLLWDRIQAGQEIFAYVKNRTKSGGHYWVLAHVTPSLDGQGRILGYHSNRRFPKAAALTAIEPIYKELRAIEEQPANRKDGLKAAQERLTAMLQEKGLGYDEFVLSL
- a CDS encoding PAS-domain containing protein, translated to MTGLAAVFIVTLLVTVSFGLAGIWFVDVARSYTSGANYYSRYQKAAVLALLRYGESRDAADFAAYRADMAVPLADRSARLILEDPDRPVRDSYADLAAGLNHPGDVPGIAWVFRLFGDSALLQPSVKSWSESDALLLEIEQVAADMHEAIQEGPWNRERNAVFTTRLLAIDARMTEVQDRFAEQVNAIGRAVRHWFVLGLVVLGALLALMTLIYGKRLQRRLAGLEAEGLEREARFRDIADMSADWVWETDREDRFVYCSERLLLVTGLPLSSFLGRKRAELFGTGDENAEFRREYLAAIESHSSYRDLEYTFRIPGSRSDREGNIRFRISGVPVFDRRGRFKGYRGTGRDVTREVAIRREIEEQRELLETVLLNLPQGLAVFDAEARLRFCNSPFQQMVTLPDDLCRVGTAAADILSYLTERGEYGPPADVAAKVKERLDWFRTGTDPYQHRRPNGVFLMVRSIRLPSGGFIVTFMDITQQRSLEEGLVRAKEEAELANNAKSEFLANMSHELRTPLNAIIGFSQMIEQAMFGDLPPRYRNYAGDIRLSGEHLLSIIQDILDLARVESGKLDFEQDHIDLHRIAGECCTMLRPAADRAQVRLVNAIPATAPALLADERRIRQILINLIGNAIKFSGPDREVTVTIAEEAEALTLSVVDHGVGMTQEEARLAFEPFVQLKMGMARKHEGAGLGLALVRRFAEAFGADAVIDSVPGDGTTVSIRFPRERVQPAAPRAAPEERR